In Spodoptera frugiperda isolate SF20-4 chromosome 31, AGI-APGP_CSIRO_Sfru_2.0, whole genome shotgun sequence, the genomic window ATTTTTGTAAACAgcatttaatacataaattagtaATGGTTGTGcctttattaattttcagcaTTTCAGTGGAATACCCAACCAATAGAATGTGGTGATGTAGCACTTGAGCCTGCCATCTTAAGTGCATCTCAACCAAAAGCCAGCCCGCCTCCATCAAACCCACCGTCTGTGCGGGTTTCTCCCAGACGACGTGCCAGACAGCAAGTGAGCTCACCTCCATCGCATCCACTGGCAGGGTCAGTACGGGGTACTCCCAGACGGCGTCGGCGAGTAGTACGAGTTGCTACTTCCCCTATCCGTAATGCTCGCCAGCCAACTCAGTCAGAAATATCTCGCCAAATATTTTTGAACTGCGATCGTGAGTGGCGCGCCTTCATGGAAGACAGGGAACGCGAGCATTTACGGATAAGGGAGATGGAACTGCAACAGCAAGCTCGATGGCAAGAGCTATTTCAGCAACTGCTCCAAACAATGAATCAAGcgattgatatttttaaaaataaataaatatattttttcaatttatctactttattattgtacatttaTTCCACTAATTCTCCTGGCAAGTTGGTCTCGCACAGCTCTTCccattaataaatcattattgatTTCATGCTCATGCACTGGATCATTGACAGATGtgtctgtaaataaaacaaatatacaatcaTATTTCATCTAAAACTTGTGCATTATTAGAAATACAAACACGTGCATTTTGCAACTAACCTGTCAAAGCAATATCGCCTTCACTGTCCTCAGGGTCTGGAATGTTAAAATCGGTGGCAATGTTGTGCAGTATGCAACACGCAATAATTATCTGTGCACACTTGGCTGGTTTATAGTGCAAAACCCTGTCTTTGCACACACATCGCCACCGATTTTTCAGTCGACCAAAAGTATTTTCGATTACAACTCTAGTCGCACTATGTTTCTTGTTGTATATTTCTGCAATTGGGTTAGATGAGTCTGCATAAGGCGTCATCATCCATGGCCTTTGTGGATATGCAGAATCACCTGTAATAAAGAATACACATGATttctcattaattttattatgaaaaaaaaaaaacatcacatcGAAGAGATTTTTATTGATGGTACTCTTTTGGTATATTTGATACACTCACCCAGGAGCCACGATGATTCATTACTTCGATGCAATGattgtatgtaattattgaCATCGCTATTTTCCCATATAAAGGCATCATGGGTTGCTCCACCAAACTTAGCATTAACTGACATTATTTTACAGTTAGAATCACAAATCTGAAATGTAGCAACAACATTAAAATCAACAGTGCCAGGTGatttaatatgtattacataatatatatcaaatttaatacataattaagtaattaccATTTGGACATTCAAGGAATGATAATTTTTTCTGCAATAAAACAGATGCTCCACTTCATGATTGGGCTTAAAAATTCTAAAGTGGCTGCCATCTATGCAACCAATCACACCAGGGATTTGATATTTCCTGTAAAAACTAAACAGAATCCTTATTAGAtgctataatattaaaactgtgTGTACCAATGGCAAAactttagtaatagttttttaCCCTTGTTTAACAAAATCTCGTTCCTGGCGCGTCGTCGGGAACTTTATAAAACTGTTTACGATAGCTGGATGGTTCAAAGCTGCAGTGACCTCTTGTATATATACGCTCATGGCTTCTTGGGAAAAATGGTTTGCCTCTCCAACAACGCGCTGATAGTCCCCGTGAGCATAAAATAGTAGAGCACATAATACCTGTAAAAACGATTAGGAAACTTATTTGTTTCTATGGGGTTTCAAAGCAATTTTTCTAAGCTCTAGGTTAGGCTTACCTTGGATTCTAATGAAACCCTTTGAGATGATTTTAAATTCGTGTGTTGGCGTAACAAATCGCACAattttttaaaaacttcttTAGTGAGccgatataattttataaattttgtgtcactaatattttcaaaattatttttaagtattttacgCATGTTACTTTGATATTTTCTTTGCTCCTGTCGATCATCCTCTAATGCAGCAGTTTCCAACATATCGTATGCAAAATATGTTCTACTAAACATAgtgaaatcaaaaatatttatttttgaaaaatataaatagatgctGTCACGTACATCAAAGTCGGTGAGTGCCGCAACTACGGTAGTAATAGTTTGTCGCTATAGCAACGGCTAAACTTGTAACTCATGGTACCaatattgtttgaaaagaaTGAACGATCATGGCTAAACTACAGTCATTGTAGTATAGTAAACTATGACATTGATGACAGTGATAGTTAGAGCAACTCATACTACCAATTTTGGTACTTAAACTATCCGCTAGAGGCGCTGTTCCAGTTTGCATACATTTTTTCAACTACACTGTCTGCGGAAACTATACAAggcaaactcatggtagaggtactgaacccttttctttacgtttaaagcaaccgaaacgagagcgtgttcggcgctctgattggccggcttgcataaaccaaccaattaaacCGTACTAAGGGCACTATACAAAGGTAATTTGGCGACTTGGTGACTGCACTTAAGTCACCAGAATATTCCTACCTATCAAACGGGGTCATTTTTCACGAATGCATATTCAAAATAAACCAGGTTTGTGCAATACGCAATATCATTTATCTTAATCACTTTATACTCAataattatctatactaatattataaagctgaagagtttgtttgattgtttgtttgtttgaacgcgctaatctccagaactgctggtccgatttgaataattctttttgtgttgaatagtgcattcatcgaggaaggctataggctataaaatatcacgctatgaccaataggagccaggcagagcgggtgaaaccgcgcggaagaaGCTAGTTCCagatacaaaacaattaaatctCGTTCGTACAAAAAACAATCACATATCAATTCGTTTCACAGGTGCAATCAATAAATTAAGATGTCTGCCGACCCAAAATAGTGTGATTATTGTGTCGTCATAGATCTTATCTGTACCTACTTTGATATGGTACTTtacatttgcaaataaataaataatcgggCATCATTCTAGTTCAGGGTTTCTTAAACCTTTTACAGTCACTGACCACtttcacaatataaataattccaCGGACTTCTATCAAAGaatatcttaatattaagtTAAGAAAACAAGctaatttatattgaaaattattagtTGGTAGTAATAATGGCACAACTTATTTCTTTGTTCAATTAACTAATGTTTTGTTACTGTTTTTAACTGACCCCTGGTACACATGCTTCGTACTCTTTGTACCCTAGGGGTCCATGGACCCCACATTAAAAAGCCCTGTTCTAGATTAAAATCTTTCTGAAACTAAGCATTagatagaaataattaatttatcttcatAACAGCGAACAATTATAATTTACGGCttaattaaactttacaatTGAGATCGTGATCAGAATGTATATTAactatcccacccaaaacataaatgtgaaaggctgccaagttcgataatattggaatgcttcgcctataaaagaagtgagatctaaataagtaccgagttccatacacagacctcagttaaaaatgatataacaagttggcaagttttcacacactttgttataaacctactaaacgtaatgagtcaagtatataattttctattaaaacttgccaagttatatcatttttaactgaggtctgtgtatggaactcggtacttatttagatctcacttcttttataggcgaagcattccaatattatcgaacttggcagcctttcacatttatgttttgggtgggatttcatttatttttgtaaggtttattttctttttttcttattttactttactttgactaaatacaaacctccgtaacgaattttaggtcggtacgaccattggaagatatagataaattttttgttttagttccttaggggtatgaatttacaccttcattatttttaaaaccgactcacacttggccattttcagattttttcctttaccttgacctaaagacctacctccatgccaaatttcaagtcatacgaccattggaagtggtctaggtttttgatgagtgagtgagtcagtcagtgagtgtatagtaaaaatagcgattttctgacgtcaatatctcaagacctacaataggtacattaatgaaattttgtattttagataagtaagtagatctcaacagatactagaaatttcatatgcgtagataaaatagattttgagttataggtgggtcgaacttggcccgaaatggttcgtgtaatataacccacggccggtgtgtcggttttttgctcgaacttggcggacacactgccgtgtgtcttgATTGTTAAACATCTAAGtactatgatattattattgttagacGATAAATTATTAATTCGTGTTAACTAGATACTCGCTgaagataataaaacattataattttacaagtttgaggtaattattattagtgtTTGTTTAGTACTGACACTAAATACCTATATCGCCAATACAATCATCTCCCGATCGATATCAATCATGGGGACCAGTCTGTGTCCAACTAGACTAGTCCTATTGGACTAGTCTGCCGATGCTATCTATAATTTAAGAACAACTTTTTCAGTAAGACGGTATCTACGGTCTAGGTACcgtatatagaatagaatatattaGGTACTGTCTAGGAATTTACAGCTCGAATTCGAGTTGcgggagccgccgagtcaacacctcctgaagattctccgtggaggagcgaaacatatgtatGTCGAGTTGCATAAGTTTGTTGCATGTCGTAtgtatgttgcacctctgctgcatgagcattaaTTGTGGGTGGTGCTGCTCACCAGacgctgaaaatacatctaaaactgccacactcagagtcatttaatgcttacttaaactattccttagtaacgattttgtatggaaaacaattgctaaggaacgacttaagtagccattaactgactctgagtgtggcagtaagcgGTATATAAACTAAAGATCCTATCCTAATATTAAGCAAACAAAATAACGACATCCTTCAATTTCATAACAGCTGACTATATTCGCTGACCTCAAAAAAACCGCaatcttattataaatatagcTAGCATAGAATGCTAGGAGTTACAGTAATCGTTATAATACCGCAAAAACATGCTCCATGTCGTAAACTAGTGATGTGCTTCCTAATCGAATTGAATAATCGGATGTGAATCGGTTGAATGGGTAATCGAGTAGTCAAATGATTAAGTTGTTATTGTTCcgtttatgtatgtgtatggtaattacataatataatactcCGGTTTTTTAAAGGGGCAGGCAGAAGTATACATGTTAAAGTTACTTTTCACCGTTTATGTTACAAGTTACAAGTCCCACGTTCGTTTTTCGTTTCGAATATTCTGTCATTTTTCTTActgcaaagatttttttaatcgaaattataacataacacttTGGTCTTTGGGGGCAGGTATGGAACCAGAATCCTTCTGCACATTACAACCATTCAAAGACACatttcataatacatattatgaaaacatctaataaaagtaacaaataataaaagtacaGTACTAAAAAACATTGTTACCTAAAACGAATAAGGAAGTACAAAAAACatcgacaaaaataaaacttaacaacCAATCGTTAATCATCTTCACTACAAACATTAATGACATTTAAAACATCGATAAACCATCGAGTGTAACTATcgataaaattatatcaataagcAATTCGCAACACTACTTACAACGGTACTACGACATTGCACTGTGCGAGGGAGATGGTGATATAGATTAACGTGTGAAAGAGAGAGATAGACAACCGGTTTAGGAAGCCTATAAAACAACTTTTACACATACTTTCACACGCCGGATGATATAGCTTGGTAGTAATTAAAAACATCTGATTCGTTATCAGGCATCGTAGTCGAAAAGTTGGAAATGCGACTGGCCAGTACcagggtgtttcttcaaaaaacttaacttttatttaacaaatcattattctcccgctttattaagcatcgtggtagcttattatcatccttatttttattggattggttgagagcagtgacATGGCtcaatttattaaaaccaaattttgtgtttcaatcggcaaAATTTGCCTATGTGTTTATACGCTATTTTTTCCTAGTATGCTAGTATGAACatcattattatacaataatgcattttatgtatatttagtacttactaatttaataacttttttaatatagtgcttatgtatgtatgttctacAAGTTTTACATAACTtacatttaattagtttttcattgcAATAAGGAACTTATGTCTTGTATTGTATTTGTTACGATTTCGTTGTTAATATTgagtcataaatattaaaattattgctgGGGAAATAGACATAACATTATATGTTCTTACGAGTAGTTCTTACATGTATTTTATGATGAGAACAAAAACAGTTAAACCTTTACCTAAGAAAGGAAGGAACTTTTTACTAATGCATGCTatacaccttacgatttaactgtacagttaaagcCCCCGACATTCGGGGTCTCTCGCTACGGCTGGAGTACAAGGAGGTTCGTTTCCACACGCGCCCCGCCTTCTCCATAGCTAACATGGCTGCTTCgcaaaggaggagacggcatcacTAGTTCCCAGTTGCTTTATACCACGGCCTGAACCAACGCCGGGCGCGAGAAGTCGCCGTCGCCGAGCACATCCCTGAGGCCAAGCAATGCAGGGTACACCGCCACCATATGCTTCACCGTATCCTctgggcggtcctcacagtagCCTACACACTCTATGAAGATTAGAATATAACAAATGAACTTGACGATGGGGTAAAAAGCTAATTATAAATTCACATATAAAACCCATGATATATCAATGTGATGTATGTTCAACTGTGTATAATCTTAAGTCTTAGAAACAAGGTTAATTGATAAGACAAAAAGCTATACATTTCCTCATTAACCGATGTTTTCCACTAAACTATAGTCATGTATCAAAACCTTTTTGTTGATTTAGCCTACTTGTCATATTTCTTGTACCATCAGCGGTAATTTGCTATTGTTCTGAGGTGTTCAAGTTACCACTATTGGTGTTAAAATGTGCGTGAACTGGTGTTATTAGCGTGTCTGTGTATCATCATATTTTCACGGTTAGTGTGTTTGGAGAGTAGCTGTCCCAACTGTCTTGGTGGTGGAGAGGTTGTGAACGGAAGCTGCTGAGCAAGGGACCTTGGGTTCTAACAAAATGTAGATGATGGCTTTAAGTCTGTCGTTATTTAAATActctgtaaataaaaacaggTAGAAGATAATTAAGGAACAAGGAAATGATACATGAAGATGGCCAGTTACATTCTTGTTGAACAAAATTGATTAATCCTATTCTTCAGTAAAACATTACCTAAGAGTTATAATTGGACGCCACGAAACATTCCAGAGCCTTATAGCCAAATACCACTTTAACGCTTGTCTACAGAAAGAAGAAAACATCAATGCCACGATCATCCCCAAATGACACAGACAGGTATCAAAATGTACGTCAATCCCATACAATGCAGTTTTCTGTCAAGCGCTCAATGACATTTGGCTACAGGCTGAGAAGATGTAAGTCATAAGACATACATCATATGTGTAAATCACATAAGAGATTGTACAAACATGTTTACATGTTATTTAATGAGTTAATGACACAACAAGATCATATAAAGAGGGATCAATAAAACCATTGATTG contains:
- the LOC118267367 gene encoding uncharacterized protein LOC118267367, producing the protein MPKTSATQFEMMVDFMERNGDLSKPTEGPSGRLTNLKTWSELANILNADAAGDTKSTDKWRKVWSDLKNNTKRKAARIYRAASGTGGGPATKLKLSELEERVLNLVGTQSATGITEVSEIGLNQEIVSEEIGPATSPPPVTQHASEASFQWNTQPIECGDVALEPAILSASQPKASPPPSNPPSVRVSPRRRARQQVSSPPSHPLAGSVRGTPRRRRRVVRVATSPIRNARQPTQSEISRQIFLNCDREWRAFMEDREREHLRIREMELQQQARWQELFQQLLQTMNQAIDIFKNK
- the LOC118269228 gene encoding putative nuclease HARBI1, which encodes MFSRTYFAYDMLETAALEDDRQEQRKYQSNMRKILKNNFENISDTKFIKLYRLTKEVFKKLCDLLRQHTNLKSSQRVSLESKVLCALLFYAHGDYQRVVGEANHFSQEAMSVYIQEVTAALNHPAIVNSFIKFPTTRQERDFVKQGFYRKYQIPGVIGCIDGSHFRIFKPNHEVEHLFYCRKNYHSLNVQMICDSNCKIMSVNAKFGGATHDAFIWENSDVNNYIQSLHRSNESSWLLGDSAYPQRPWMMTPYADSSNPIAEIYNKKHSATRVVIENTFGRLKNRWRCVCKDRVLHYKPAKCAQIIIACCILHNIATDFNIPDPEDSEGDIALTDTSVNDPVHEHEINNDLLMGRAVRDQLARRISGINVQ